A portion of the Lolium rigidum isolate FL_2022 chromosome 1, APGP_CSIRO_Lrig_0.1, whole genome shotgun sequence genome contains these proteins:
- the LOC124683652 gene encoding heat stress transcription factor C-2b-like has product MAASVGGPAGVAPFVWKTYRMVEDPGTNGVIGWGRANNTFVVADPFVFSQTLLPTHFKHNNFSSFVRQLNTYGFRKVDPDRWEFAHGSFLRGQTHLLRNIVRRGTAVGGGGKRKDPAAAGAGLTDDDMTMVATEVVRLKKEQSTIDDRVGAMWRRVQETERRPKQMLAFLLTVVGDRDMLQRLVAGGDGDGDGDEGADADGLDCDGQEQILGGEKRPRLLGDGEFGDVTAFGPDAVDFAGFYGSGDAFANVAVEAAAGSGVGGAVSSFGFGLGHGY; this is encoded by the exons ATGGCGGCGAGCGTGGGCGGACCGGCTGGGGTGGCGCCGTTCGTGTGGAAGACGTACCGGATGGTGGAGGACCCGGGGACGAACGGGGTCATCGGCTGGGGGAGGGCCAACAACACCTTCGTCGTCGCCGACCCCTTCGTCTTCTCGCAGACGCTCCTGCCCACCCACTTCAAGCACAACAACTTCTCCAGCTTCGTCCGACAGCTCAACACATAT GGATTCCGCAAGGTGGATCCGGACCGGTGGGAGTTCGCGCACGGCTCGTTCCTCCGGGGGCAGACCCACCTCCTTCGCAACATCGTCCGCCGCGGCaccgccgtcggcggcggcggcaagcgcAAGGACcccgcggcggcgggggccggcCTCACCGACGACGACATGACGATGGTGGCCACGGAGGTGGTCAGGCTCAAGAAGGAGCAGAGCACCATCGACGACCGGGTCGGCGCCATGTGGCGCCGCGTGCAGGAGACCGAGCGCAGGCCCAAGCAGATGCTCGCCTTCCTCCTCACCGTCGTCGGCGACCGCGACATGCTGCAGCgcctcgtcgccggcggcgacggcgacggcgacggcgacgagggtGCGGACGCCGACGGGCTCGACTGTGATGGCCAGGAGCAGATTTTGGGCGGGGAGAAGAGGCCCAGGCTGCTTGGCGACGGCGAATTCGGCGACGTCACCGCGTTCGGGCCCGACGCCGTCGACTTCGCCGGGTTCTACGGCAGCGGCGACGCGTTCGCCAACGTCGCGGTGGAGGCGGCCGCCGGGTCAGGCGTCGGTGGTGCGGTCTCCTCGTTTGGCTTTGGACTGGGCCATGGGTACTGA